CCTGCTTTAATTAATTTGTTGATTATATCAATTGTTAATGCTTTGTTAGCATAAATAATATTTTCTCCAGTTTTTTCATCAAAATAATCTTTTGCTACTATTTTTCCTATAATATATTCTATAGGAACATTAATCTGTTCAATATTATCTTTTTTTAAATGATCAATATGACGTGATGTTACTCTACGACCTTTTTCCACATAAAGAATACCTTTCTCTTTTATATCAAATAAAGCAGTTTCACCACGTAAAAATTCAGGAATTAAGTTCATTATCAAATTTTGATTATTAATCTCATAAATTACTTTTTTGAAAAAAATATCTAAAATTTGATTAGTACTATAATTAAGGGCTCTTAAAAGAAGAGTAACAGGTAATTTACGACGACGATCAATACGAAAAAATAAATTATCTTTTAAATCAAATTCAAAATCTAACCATGAACCACGGTAAGGAATAATGCGAGCATTATATAATATTTTTCCAGAAGAATGTATTTTACCTTTATCACTATCAAAAAAAACTCCTGGACTACGGTGTAATTGAGAAACAACGACACGTTCTGTACCATTAATTATAAAAGTACCGTTATCTGTCATGAGTGGTATTTCACCCATATATACTTCTTGTTCTTTTATATTCTTTACTGTAATTTCTGATATTTCGCGTTCATAAATAATAAGACGCAATTTTACACGTAAAGGTGACGAAAAAGTTATCCCCCTCATTTGGCATTCTTTTATATCAAAAATAGGATCTCCTAAACGATAAGTAACATACTGTAATTCAGATTTACCATTATAGCTTTTTATAGGAAATATAGAACGAAAAACTGCTTCTAAACCATATTGACCTTCTATATCTTGTTCTATAAATTTTTGAAATGAATCAAGCTGAATAGAAAGAAGATAAGGAATATCTAAAATTTGCGGACGTTTTCCGAAATCTTTACGAATACGTTTTTTTTCAGTATGAGAGTAAAAAAACATAGAGCTCCTCAATTAGTTAACATAAATATTAACAGAAACAGAAAATGGATATAGTTTAGTATGTGTTTTTAACATCTATATTTAACTAATTAATTAACTAATTAAATTAACCTAATTAAATTTTATTATAATGTAGAAATTTTTCTAATTTATTATTAAATAAATTATTTAATAATAATAAATTAGTTAATGCTAATAGTAGCACCTACCTTTTCCAGTAAATTTTTTAAATTTTCAGCATCATTTTTATTTAATCCTGTTTTTATAATAGCAGGTGCAGATTCAACTAAATCTTTTGATTCTTTTAATCCTAACCCAGTAGCTCCACGAACAGCTTTAATAACAGCAATTTTATTGGTACCAATTTCATTTAAAAAAACTTTAAATTCAGTTTGTTCTTCTATTGTTTTTTCAATAGGTACTTCTTTTGTAATTGCTACATCTATAGCAGTTTGATTAGCAGAAATACTAAATTTTTTTTCCATCATAGATATTAATTCAACTACATCTAGGACAGACATTTTAGCAATTGTGTCAATAATTTGTTCTTTAGTTATAAACATTTTAATTTTTTTCCTAATTTAAAAATTAATTTAAAAATTAAATATTATATTTTTCTTTTTTATTACATACTGCAATTAATGTACGAAATAATTTCGTTATAGATATATTTTTTATAGTTGATACTAAAAAAATGACTGATTCTTTATAATTTGGCATATTTACTAAACTCTCAATTTGAGAATCTTGAATAAGATTTCCTTCTAAAACTGCCATTTTAATTTTTAAATTAGTATTTTTTTTAGAAAAAGAGGTAAGTAAACGAGCTGATGTATTAACATTTTCTTTAGAAAATGCAATAATATTAGGACCAATAAATTTATCTTTTAAACATTCCAAAGAAGTACCTTTAACTGCACGTTGCATTAATCTATTACGAACAATATATAGTTGAATATTAGATTCACGACTTAATTTACGTAGTTCAGTCATTTGGTTTGCTGTAATACCACTAAAATCCATAATAAAAGCAGATATAGCATTCATTGATATTTGTTTAAATTTATTAATAATATTTTTTTTATTTTTAAAATTTAAAACCATAAACTTTATCCCTTAAGTTATTAACTTTACCTAATACCTAAAATAGGAATTTTTTTTCAAAATTTAAATTTTAAATAACAAATCTAGATAAACAATTTTTATTAATTACTATACCTGCTCCCATCGTAGTAGATATGCTAATTTTTTTTATATAAATACCTTTTGTAGGTATTGGTTTATCTTTTTTTAATGCAAGAAGTAATGTTTCTAAATTTTCTTCTAATTTATTAGAATCAAAATTTATTTTACCTATAGTAGTATGAATTATACCTTTTTTATCAGTACGATATTGTATTTGACCATATTTTGCATTTTTAACTGCTTCACTAATATTAGAAGTAACAGTACCAAGTTTAGGATTAGGCATTAAATTACGTGGTCCTAAAAATTTTCCTAACTTACTTACAATATGCATTAAATCAGGAGAAGCAATAACTATATCAAAATCAAATTTACCTATTTTAATATTATCAACTAAATTGTTAATACCTATTATATCTGCACCAGCAGTTTTAGCTATTTGAGCATTAATTCCTTGAGCAAATACCGCTACACGAACATTACGACCATTTCCATGCGGAAATACTACAGTACCACAAATATTGTGATTTGATTTATGTGTATCGATATTAAGCTGAATAGCAATATCGACACTTTCATTAAAATTAACTAGTGTAAATTTTTTTAATAAAAATAAAGCTGAATTTATATCATATTGCTTACTAAAATTAATTTGATCTCGTATAATACGCATACGTTTGGTAAGCTTAGTCATATTTTAACTCTCTATTTCTATACCTATAGAATAGGCTGTCCCAATAATAGAACGGACCATTGCTGATATATCAGAACCTGTCATATCAGGTGCTTTTATTTTAGCTATTTCAATAATTTGTGCATTAGTTATTTTACCTACTTTATTTTTATTTGGTTTACTAGATCCAGATTTGATACTTACAGTTTTCTTTAATAAAATAGCTGTAGGAGTACTTTTAGTAATAAAAGTAAAAGAACGATCAGAATATACAGTAATAACAACTGGAATAGGTAAACCTTTTTCAAGAGAATCTGTTTTAGTATTAAATAATTTACAAAATTCAATTATATTAATACCATGTTGACCTAAAGATGGTCCTACTGGAGGACTCGGATTTGCCATACCTGCAGCAATTTGCAGTTTTACATAGGATTTTATTTTTTTAACCATATAAATCTCATTTAAAATGAAAAAATTTCAATTTTATTGTTTAATAATGTCAGATAAGATGTAAAACTTAAAAAAATAAATAAAAAATTTAATTTTTTTTCAACTTGATTTAATTTTTTTCAACTTGATTGAAATCTAATTCTACTGAAGTAGCACGACCAAAAATAGAAACTGATACTTTTAAACGATTTTTTTCATAATCTACTTCTTCTACTGTACAGTTAAAATCAGAAAATGGTCCGTCGATGACACGTATTAATTCACCAGGTTCAAAAATAATTTTTGGTCTGGGTTTATCACCAATTTTTTTTAATCTATTAATAATTATATCAACTTCTTTATTACTTATCGGTGCAGGACGATCTGAAGTACCTCCAACAAAACCCATAACATGTGATATATTGCGTACTAAATGCCAACTATCATTGTTCATTACCATTTGTACTAAAATATAACCAGGAAAAAATTTACGTTCACTTTTACGACGCTGATTACCACGAATTTCAATTATATCTTCTTTAGGAATAAGAACAGTTCCAAAAAAATTTTCCATATTTTGAAGTTTTATATGTTCTATAATAGAACGAGCTACACGTTTTTCAAAACCAGAAAACGCTTGAATAACATACCAATTTTTTTGGAAAGATTCAGACATTTTATTAAAACCTCAAGTAATAAATGATATGATATAAACTATAATACCATCTATTACCCATAAAATTAATGACATTAATGATGTTACCAGAGTTACTATTAATGTATTTTTTAATGTTTCTTGATAAGAAGGCCAAATAATTTTACGTAATTCAGCATATAATTCAATTATAAAATAAAAAATAAATTTAATTTTAAATAACATTTTTTTTAAAAAAAGATTCAAAAGAATAGATTCTATAATCTATAATACATAAATACATAACATACAGTCAAATAACTTTTTTTTAAAAAATTACTATTATTTAGTTACTTAGTTAACTGTTATAATCCCAACCCCATATTATGGGGTAATATTAAAAACATAAAATATTATATATAGCAATATTTTATTTGTATATTACATTTACTAAATTATGTTTTTAAAATAAATTAACGTACTTTTATTTTTTTCAAATTGAATAGCTAATTTTCATATATAATATTTATGAAATAAATACCATCGAAATAAATACCATAATTGGATAGTGCTATTAGTTAATAGAATTTTAAAAAATTTATTTTAAACATTATTATGTTTAATAATATTTTGAGCAATATTATTTGGTGTTTCATTATATTTGAAAAATTCCATAGAATAAGAAGCACGACCTTGAGTTTTTGAACGTAATTCAGTTGCATAACCAAACATTTCAGACAAAGGAACTTGTGCTTTAATAGTTTTAATATTTATATTATCTTCTATACCTTCAATTATACTACGACGACGATTTAAATCACCTATTACATCACCTATATATTTTTGAGGTGTTTCAATTTCTACTTTCATTATAGGTTCTAAAATAACTGGTTTTGCATTTATAAAACCTTCTTTAAAAGCTATAGAACTAGCTATTTTAAATGCCATTTCTGAAGAATCAACTTCATGATATGAACCATCATAAACAGTTACACGAACACCTACAATAGGATAACCAGCTAAAATACCAGTTTTTAACTGTTCTTGAATTCCTTTATCTATTGCAGGAATAAATTCTTTAGGTACTACACCACCAACAATTTCATTTATAAATTCATAATCTTTATCATTATTTTTAATTGGTTCAATACGTAACCATACATGACCAAATTGACCACGTCCTCCAGACTGACGAATAAATTTACCTTCTTGTTCAACAGAAGATTTAATTGTTTCACGGTATGCAACTTGTGGTTTACCAATATTAGCTTTTATATTAAATTCACGATACATACGATCTACAAGTATTTCAAGATGTAATTCACCCATACCAGATATGATAGTTTGTCCAGATTCTTTATCGATTAAAAATCGAAAAGAAGGATCTTCTTGTGCTAATCGATATAAAGCTAAACTCATTTTTTCCTGATCTATTTTTGTTTTTGGTTCTACAGAAACAGAAATAACGGGTTCAGGAAATTCCATTTTTTCAAGAATAATTGGTGTATATAGATCGCATAAAGTATCTCCTGTAGTTACATTTTTTAATCCTATAGCTGCAGCTATATCTCCAGCATATACATTTTTAATATCTTCACGTTTATTAGCATGCATTTGGACAATACGTCCAAAACGTTCTTTTTTATTTTTTACTGAATTTAATACTATATCTCCAGAATTTATAACACCAGAATAAACACGAAAAAATGTAAGATTACCAACAAATGGATCATTAGCAACCTTAAATGCTAAAGCAGAAAAAGGTTCATTATCGTTAGAATAATGTTCCTTATTATAAGTATCTTTATCTTTACCACCATTAATAGCAGCAATATCACTTGGTGCTGGTAAATATTCAATAACTGCATCAAGAAGTGCTTGTACACCTTTATTTTTAAAAGCAGAACCGCAAGTAACTAAAATAATATCATTATTTAAAACACGTTGACGTAAACCTTTTTTAATTTCTTTTTCAGTTAATTTTTTACCGTTTAAATATTTATCCATAAGATCTTCAGATGCTTCTACTGCAGATTCAATTAAATAATGATGCCATTTATCAGACAATTCAATTAAATTATTAGGAATTTCTTTATAAAAAAAAGTTATACCTTGATCTTTTTCATTCCAATAAATAGCTTTCATTTTTACTAAATCTATAATACCAGCAAAATTTGCTTCTGCACCAATAGCTAATTGAATAGGTACCGGATTAACTGCTAAACGAGTTTTTAATTGATCAACTACTCGTAAATAATCAGCACCTATACGATCCATTTTATTAATAAATGCAATACGTGGTATATTATATTTATTTGCTTGACGCCAAACAGTTTCTGATTGTGGTTGTACTCCTCCTACTGCACAATAAATCATAACAGCACCATCAAGTACACGC
The secondary endosymbiont of Trabutina mannipara genome window above contains:
- the rplL gene encoding 50S ribosomal protein L7/L12 — its product is MFITKEQIIDTIAKMSVLDVVELISMMEKKFSISANQTAIDVAITKEVPIEKTIEEQTEFKVFLNEIGTNKIAVIKAVRGATGLGLKESKDLVESAPAIIKTGLNKNDAENLKNLLEKVGATISIN
- the nusG gene encoding transcription termination/antitermination protein NusG gives rise to the protein MSESFQKNWYVIQAFSGFEKRVARSIIEHIKLQNMENFFGTVLIPKEDIIEIRGNQRRKSERKFFPGYILVQMVMNNDSWHLVRNISHVMGFVGGTSDRPAPISNKEVDIIINRLKKIGDKPRPKIIFEPGELIRVIDGPFSDFNCTVEEVDYEKNRLKVSVSIFGRATSVELDFNQVEKN
- the rplA gene encoding 50S ribosomal protein L1 encodes the protein MTKLTKRMRIIRDQINFSKQYDINSALFLLKKFTLVNFNESVDIAIQLNIDTHKSNHNICGTVVFPHGNGRNVRVAVFAQGINAQIAKTAGADIIGINNLVDNIKIGKFDFDIVIASPDLMHIVSKLGKFLGPRNLMPNPKLGTVTSNISEAVKNAKYGQIQYRTDKKGIIHTTIGKINFDSNKLEENLETLLLALKKDKPIPTKGIYIKKISISTTMGAGIVINKNCLSRFVI
- the secE gene encoding preprotein translocase subunit SecE — translated: MLFKIKFIFYFIIELYAELRKIIWPSYQETLKNTLIVTLVTSLMSLILWVIDGIIVYIISFIT
- the fusA gene encoding elongation factor G, with the translated sequence MARITPITNYRNIGISAHIDAGKTTTTERILFYAGVNHKIGEVHNGEATMDWMIQEQERGITITSAATTCFWSGMDKQFDSHRINIIDTPGHVDFTIEVERSMRVLDGAVMIYCAVGGVQPQSETVWRQANKYNIPRIAFINKMDRIGADYLRVVDQLKTRLAVNPVPIQLAIGAEANFAGIIDLVKMKAIYWNEKDQGITFFYKEIPNNLIELSDKWHHYLIESAVEASEDLMDKYLNGKKLTEKEIKKGLRQRVLNNDIILVTCGSAFKNKGVQALLDAVIEYLPAPSDIAAINGGKDKDTYNKEHYSNDNEPFSALAFKVANDPFVGNLTFFRVYSGVINSGDIVLNSVKNKKERFGRIVQMHANKREDIKNVYAGDIAAAIGLKNVTTGDTLCDLYTPIILEKMEFPEPVISVSVEPKTKIDQEKMSLALYRLAQEDPSFRFLIDKESGQTIISGMGELHLEILVDRMYREFNIKANIGKPQVAYRETIKSSVEQEGKFIRQSGGRGQFGHVWLRIEPIKNNDKDYEFINEIVGGVVPKEFIPAIDKGIQEQLKTGILAGYPIVGVRVTVYDGSYHEVDSSEMAFKIASSIAFKEGFINAKPVILEPIMKVEIETPQKYIGDVIGDLNRRRSIIEGIEDNINIKTIKAQVPLSEMFGYATELRSKTQGRASYSMEFFKYNETPNNIAQNIIKHNNV
- the rplK gene encoding 50S ribosomal protein L11, translating into MVKKIKSYVKLQIAAGMANPSPPVGPSLGQHGINIIEFCKLFNTKTDSLEKGLPIPVVITVYSDRSFTFITKSTPTAILLKKTVSIKSGSSKPNKNKVGKITNAQIIEIAKIKAPDMTGSDISAMVRSIIGTAYSIGIEIES
- the rplJ gene encoding 50S ribosomal protein L10, translated to MVLNFKNKKNIINKFKQISMNAISAFIMDFSGITANQMTELRKLSRESNIQLYIVRNRLMQRAVKGTSLECLKDKFIGPNIIAFSKENVNTSARLLTSFSKKNTNLKIKMAVLEGNLIQDSQIESLVNMPNYKESVIFLVSTIKNISITKLFRTLIAVCNKKEKYNI